In Armatimonadota bacterium, the genomic stretch CGACACGGCGAACTACTGGCATCGCTCCAAGCACCGCCGGGCCGCGCTTGTTCCGCATCTTCATTTCTTTGAAGTAGAACGGTGGTTCGGGCTGTCCCTTGAGAACTTCCTCCACGAAATCATCCTCATTGGCTACGAGAAACGCCCAGTTCGCTTTGCGCTCATATCCGAGGGAGGTGACAGGGGAGCCACCGAGCGACTTTCCGCACGCCGAACCCGCACCGTGGGCAGGCCAAAGAAGCAAAGAATCTGGGAGCGCAGAAGTTCTCTGGATCGACTGAAAGAGAACCCGAGCCCCTTTCTCCATCGTGCCCGCAATATTCGCAGCTTTTTCGAGGAGATCGGGCCGCCCCACGTCACCAGCAAAGATGAAATCGCCGGTAAACAGTGAATGAGGTTCTTCGCTGGCTGGGTGGTCGGTGAGCAGAAACGACATATGCTCGGGAGTGTGGCCCGGCGTGTGAATGGCCTTGAGCGACAGGTTTCCAACTCGAATGGTGTGACCATCTTTCATCAATGTCACGTTGGGATCCGTCGAGAACTCGTAGGTCCAGTCTTGGCCACCCTCGTCGCTGAGGAAGACCTTTGCTTCCGTTGCAGCAGCAAGCTCTCGAGTTCCCGAAAGGTAGTCGGCGTGAATGTGGGTTTCAGTCACGTGGGTGATGGCCAGACCTTCGGCAGCCGCCATTTCAAGATACTGGGCGATGTCGCGCAACGGATCGATCACTATGGCCTCACCAGTCTTGGCACAGCCGACGAGGTAGCTGGCTTGAGCGAGTTTGGGTTCAAAGAAGTTGCGAATGATCATATAGTCACCTTCGTCGTTGAAGCTGAGTCGGCAGGCTACGCATTGTTCCAAGAGGGCTTGGCAAGCCCGTTCGATATGCTCTAGAGATTAGTGATACCCGCGAACCTCCGTCCGTTGCCGAAGAATGTAGCAAATCATTCCAGCGCGACTGACAATGAAGATGAGATCGAGCTGCTCAGCCTCAAGACTGTTTTCGAACGTTTAGCGCGATCTCGTGAATCAGGGCAGAGTGCTCTTCCATGACCCGAGTGGTGATGTCTCCGAACCGTTCCAGCGGCGGAGCGATACCGAGTTTCCAACTCTGGTCGTTAAGCTGATCCATTTCGAATTTTACGTGGGCGAGGCTGGCTGCGAGCTCTCTTTCGGAGTCTTCCCTGACTTGTTTGAAACGATCAAGTTTGGCTCTTCGAGCTGGATCTGGTTCGGACTGGATTCTCTTTTCCAACAAATCATGAAGCTGCCGTTGTAGCTTTTCGATTGGATTATCGCTCAAGGGTGTTCCTCCAAGAGCGTAGTGCCTCGGTCCGTGACTTGACTGCGACGAGGTCAGCGTCATATCTGGCAAGCTGCTTCGCAAGGAGCCCTAAGGAAGATTCCCGGCTTTCCTCAAGGCGTTTCGCTGATGCGATCATGTTCTCGTTCGGCTTCTTCATGATTTCACCAACTTGGAGCTGCATGCGTTCCATTGATAGCCTCATAAACTCCTCGGAGAATTTTCGTTGCTCCCGCTTGCGCTCAAGTCTCGCGATACGATCCCGAAGCATCTCATTGACATGAATCAGGTCCCCTTCGATCATTTTTGCACCAACTCCAGAATCTCTTTGAGAAGGCGAGTTTGCTCCTGATACTCAGCCACCACCGCTGCGCGAAACTCTTCCTCTTTCTTCCTTGTCTCCTCCATTTGCGCCTTCATGCGCTCCTGAGAAGCTTTGATCGATAATTCAGCGTTTTCTGCCTCATCCTGCTTCTCAATGAGCGGTTTGGAGAATTTTTCTTCAAACTCCTTTCGTGCCCGCTCGGCCTCGGCACGTTGGTCGGCCTCAAGCTGGAGCAGTTGTTTGAGGAGGGCGTGAGTTTCTTGGAGGAGCGGACTTTCTTCCACGAATTCATACTAACTGAACGACTTAACGAATTCAAGACATGCCAATCGAATCTAGTGTGAATACTTCCTTCGACTTGATCAGTTCCTAATCAGAACCGATCGCGCCAGGGCCACTTCGTGGGCTGATTCGGCAGCAGAAGTCGTTGTTGAGACCTTATCTAACTGCACTCAAGCGGTAGCCGAAACCCAATCTGCTAACCTCACCGTATCAGCAGGAAACGGAAATGGCGATTAATACGGGCTTCAACGGGAACGAGATATTCTGCTTAGCGAAGAAGGGCTACACTCCGGGAGAGTTGGTGATTGGAAACTCCGTCTGGTCTCGAGGCTTTATGGGAAGTCTCGCCCAGATCGGAAACACTCTTGCTGGTGGCGAAGTCACCCAGATGACAACCCTGATCCACGACGGTCGCAAGGCCGCCCTTGATCGCATGGAGGCTTGGACCGGGCTCCAAGGTGCTGTGGGTATTAGCGGCGTTACCAGCGAGCTCGTCATCCACGGTGGCAATATTGAGTTCCTTAGCATCGGCTCGGCAGTGCACCGGGAGGGAGTTAACGCTCCGGCGCTCGAATTCACCTC encodes the following:
- a CDS encoding MBL fold metallo-hydrolase, which codes for MIIRNFFEPKLAQASYLVGCAKTGEAIVIDPLRDIAQYLEMAAAEGLAITHVTETHIHADYLSGTRELAAATEAKVFLSDEGGQDWTYEFSTDPNVTLMKDGHTIRVGNLSLKAIHTPGHTPEHMSFLLTDHPASEEPHSLFTGDFIFAGDVGRPDLLEKAANIAGTMEKGARVLFQSIQRTSALPDSLLLWPAHGAGSACGKSLGGSPVTSLGYERKANWAFLVANEDDFVEEVLKGQPEPPFYFKEMKMRNKRGPAVLGAMPVVRRVESAGSKDIVDVRAGSAIREGYVSGTLALPDNKGLITWAGWLLNYDVPIVLIADSQSQANRVARDMATIGLDVASGWMPAPDKVEPFKLTTCGQVTNEEYVLDVRGQSEWNDAHMKVAHHIPLGYLSQRLDEVPRDSRVVVHCAGGNRSPIAVSILKKAGFENVAEIPGGLSDVSKKCPGKIESA